One part of the Neodiprion virginianus isolate iyNeoVirg1 chromosome 3, iyNeoVirg1.1, whole genome shotgun sequence genome encodes these proteins:
- the LOC124299513 gene encoding tigger transposable element-derived protein 6-like: MRAQKRKIVMFVDNCTAHNNMPKLEYVKLLYLPANTTGKLQPMDQGIINNLKVYYRKEVVQYVLKSIKDDKSPEINILQAMSFARKAWFSVSKTTISNGYKKAGFKVTNVSEPENLQEEVETIARFPEWNKLIFTCRNNENDQQPSFQDFVSMDDDVIISEDLTDDEIVSTYSSLETEAEIEEVYEETSVNISKREAMEALETLHKYFEMSNIDDQRIFDQIYAIEKQVLATSHQIQTNITDYLKS, translated from the coding sequence ATGAGGGCCCAAAAACGAAAGATAGTGATGTTTGTCGACAATTGCACAGCTCACAACAATATGCCAAAATTGGAGTACgttaaattattgtatttacCCGCTAATACAACAGGTAAATTGCAGCCCATGGATCAGGGTATTATCAACAACTTAAAAGTGTACTACAGAAAGGAAGTTGTGCAATATGTTCTAAAGTCTATAAAAGATGATAAAAGCCCTGAAATCAACATACTACAGGCCATGAGTTTTGCAAGAAAAGCTTGGTTTTCAGTTAGCAAAACCACAATAAGTAATGGTTACAAAAAAGCTGGATTCAAAGTGACGAATGTATCTGAACCTGAGAACCTACAAGAAGAGGTAGAGACCATTGCAAGATTTCCAGAATGGAACAAACTAATTTTCACCTGTAGGAACAACGAAAATGACCAGCAGCCGAGTTTTCAGGATTTCGTTTCTATGGACGATGATGTAATAATTTCAGAAGATCTTACTGATGACGAAATCGTTTCTACGTATTCTTCTTTGGAGACTGAAGCAGAAATAGAAGAAGTTTATGAAGAAACTTCAGTAAACATTTCAAAGCGTGAGGCAATGGAAGCTTTGGAGACTTTGCATAAGTATTTTGAGATGTCAAATATTGACgatcaaagaatttttgatcaaatttatGCCATCGAGAAACAGGTTTTAGCAACTAGCCATCAAATACAAACCAATATAACCGATTACTTGAAGTCATAA